A stretch of Corallococcus macrosporus DNA encodes these proteins:
- a CDS encoding metal-dependent hydrolase — protein MGNNLKAVVVGAVLGVAGAAFAQATPASPKADAKAAAKAPAAGKPAATTGKTEVTWWGHAAFVVKTPGGATLAIDPWLTNPKAPQGATWPEAVDAILVSHGHFDHVGETKALAQKTSAKVYGSFELVSLLGLPEAQGMGGNVGGTFTVKDATIHFVEAVHSSSYQADPKSPSQYAGAPMGFVIEIANGPTLYHGGDTGAFQSMALIAEQFKPTVAMLPIGGHFTMDPAQAAVAARLLKVKSVVPMHYGTFPALAGTPDALTSELKKSKGTAKVVSLEPGKATAL, from the coding sequence ATGGGCAACAACCTGAAGGCAGTGGTGGTGGGCGCGGTGCTGGGCGTCGCGGGCGCGGCCTTCGCGCAGGCCACGCCGGCTTCCCCCAAGGCCGACGCCAAGGCGGCGGCCAAGGCCCCGGCAGCGGGCAAGCCGGCGGCCACGACGGGCAAGACGGAGGTGACGTGGTGGGGCCACGCCGCCTTCGTGGTGAAGACGCCGGGCGGCGCGACCCTCGCCATCGACCCGTGGCTCACCAACCCCAAGGCGCCGCAGGGCGCGACCTGGCCGGAGGCGGTGGACGCCATCCTCGTGTCCCACGGCCACTTCGACCACGTGGGTGAGACGAAGGCCCTGGCCCAGAAGACCAGCGCCAAGGTGTACGGCTCCTTCGAGCTGGTGTCGCTGCTCGGCCTGCCGGAGGCGCAGGGCATGGGCGGCAACGTGGGCGGGACGTTCACCGTGAAGGACGCCACCATCCACTTCGTGGAGGCGGTGCACTCCAGCAGCTACCAGGCGGACCCCAAGTCCCCGTCGCAGTACGCGGGCGCGCCCATGGGCTTCGTCATTGAAATCGCCAACGGCCCCACGCTGTACCACGGCGGTGACACCGGGGCCTTCCAGTCCATGGCCCTCATCGCGGAGCAGTTCAAGCCCACCGTGGCCATGCTCCCCATCGGCGGTCACTTCACCATGGACCCGGCGCAGGCCGCCGTCGCCGCCCGGCTGCTGAAGGTGAAGTCCGTGGTGCCCATGCACTACGGCACCTTCCCCGCGCTCGCCGGCACCCCGGACGCGCTCACCTCCGAGCTGAAGAAGTCCAAGGGCACCGCCAAGGTGGTCTCCCTGGAGCCCGGCAAGGCCACCGCGCTGTAG
- a CDS encoding HSP90 family protein produces MDHRFQVSLRGVIDLLSHHLYSSPGVYVRELLQNATDALRARQQLEPQATGAVGLELREKQDGGPPTLLFTDEGVGLTEEEIHRFLATIGESSKREQLEARRNDFIGQFGIGLLSCFMVCDELLVVTRSAKGDGRTLEWRGRHDGTYDVRVSEHPLDAPGTHVYLVARADMTEWFTPERVRQLAKHYGGLLPFPVRLTVDGKTETLNPDGPPWRRFYETPGDRRQALLAYGREVFGTDFLDVIPLRSEAGDVDGVAYVLPASPHFNARQKHRVYLKQMLLSESAENLLPEWAFFVKCVVNANGLRPTASRESFYEDAVLAKAREALGQSLRQYLMDLAREEPKALQRLIALHGLSVKGLALDDDDFYRLVIHWLPFETSLGVMTLADYRRSWPVVRYTPTLDAFRQVARVAGAQGLCVLNAAYTHDTALLEKLPHVVPEAQVAPFSSADLPQSFEELTLDEREAVYPLLRLAEGVLAPFRCAVEVKKFFPAEVPTLYSSDAEGAFRRDAERAREESDDLYAGVLDGVMAGTGGQERALLCLNLHNPVVRRLAAVEGRELLKLSLEMLYVQALLLGQHPLNAQEMALLNHGLLGLISARLDEGGGGGSSGPGSRGMH; encoded by the coding sequence GTGGACCATCGATTCCAAGTCAGCCTCCGTGGGGTCATCGACCTCCTGTCCCACCACCTGTACAGCTCGCCCGGGGTCTACGTGCGGGAGCTGCTCCAGAACGCCACGGACGCCCTCCGCGCCCGCCAGCAGTTGGAGCCCCAGGCAACGGGCGCCGTCGGGCTGGAGCTGCGGGAGAAGCAGGACGGCGGGCCGCCCACGCTGCTCTTCACGGACGAGGGCGTGGGGCTGACGGAGGAGGAGATCCACCGCTTCCTGGCCACCATTGGCGAGTCCTCCAAGCGCGAGCAGCTGGAGGCGCGCCGCAACGACTTCATCGGGCAGTTCGGCATCGGCCTCTTGTCGTGCTTCATGGTGTGCGACGAGCTGCTGGTGGTGACGCGCTCAGCGAAAGGGGACGGGCGGACGCTGGAGTGGCGGGGCCGGCACGACGGCACCTACGACGTGCGCGTCTCCGAGCACCCGCTGGACGCCCCCGGCACGCACGTCTACCTGGTGGCCCGCGCGGACATGACGGAGTGGTTCACCCCGGAGCGCGTGCGCCAGCTGGCGAAGCACTATGGCGGTCTGCTGCCCTTCCCCGTGCGGCTCACGGTGGACGGGAAGACGGAGACGCTCAACCCGGACGGCCCGCCCTGGCGCCGCTTCTACGAGACGCCCGGGGACCGGCGGCAGGCGCTGCTCGCGTACGGGCGCGAGGTGTTCGGCACGGACTTCCTGGATGTGATTCCGCTGCGCTCGGAGGCGGGGGACGTGGACGGCGTGGCGTATGTGTTGCCGGCGTCGCCGCACTTCAATGCCAGACAGAAGCACCGCGTGTACCTGAAGCAGATGCTCCTGTCGGAGAGCGCGGAGAACCTGCTGCCGGAGTGGGCGTTCTTCGTGAAGTGCGTGGTGAACGCGAACGGGCTGAGGCCCACCGCGAGCCGCGAGTCCTTCTACGAGGACGCGGTGCTGGCGAAGGCGCGCGAGGCGCTGGGGCAGTCCCTGCGCCAGTACCTGATGGACCTGGCGCGCGAGGAGCCCAAGGCGCTGCAGCGGCTGATTGCGCTGCATGGGCTGTCGGTGAAGGGGCTGGCGCTGGACGACGATGACTTCTACCGGCTGGTCATCCACTGGCTGCCTTTCGAAACCTCGCTCGGGGTGATGACGCTGGCGGACTACCGGCGGTCGTGGCCGGTGGTGCGCTACACGCCGACGCTGGACGCGTTCCGGCAGGTGGCGCGGGTGGCGGGGGCGCAGGGGTTGTGCGTGCTGAACGCGGCGTACACGCACGACACGGCGCTGCTGGAGAAGCTGCCGCACGTGGTGCCGGAGGCGCAGGTGGCGCCGTTCTCGTCGGCGGACCTGCCGCAGAGCTTCGAGGAGCTGACGCTGGACGAGCGCGAAGCCGTCTATCCGCTGCTGCGTCTGGCGGAAGGCGTGCTGGCGCCGTTCCGCTGCGCCGTGGAGGTGAAGAAATTCTTCCCGGCGGAGGTGCCCACGCTCTACAGCTCGGACGCGGAAGGGGCGTTCCGGCGGGACGCGGAGCGGGCGCGGGAGGAGTCGGACGACCTGTACGCGGGCGTGCTGGACGGGGTGATGGCGGGCACGGGCGGCCAGGAGCGGGCGCTGCTCTGCCTCAACCTGCACAACCCGGTGGTGCGGAGGCTGGCGGCGGTGGAGGGGCGGGAACTGCTGAAGCTGTCGCTGGAGATGCTCTACGTGCAGGCGCTGCTCTTGGGACAGCACCCGTTGAACGCGCAGGAGATGGCGCTGCTGAACCACGGGCTCCTGGGGCTCATCTCGGCGAGGCTGGACGAGGGTGGCGGGGGCGGTTCGTCGGGCCCGGGCTCGCGGGGGATGCACTGA
- a CDS encoding Imm10 family immunity protein — protein MRRFHAAAVSVEEMQDINTYAVVLSERHDGTGIRLEIQKALSFDDQDRASGMDTYCLCTESGACHHGGVTRWMAGENSIEVSLDEQASSALGVDGGFHVEVSAHYLPILRVALQRLLGT, from the coding sequence ATGCGGCGATTCCATGCGGCTGCAGTGAGTGTCGAAGAGATGCAAGACATCAACACGTATGCAGTTGTTCTCTCAGAGCGGCACGACGGGACTGGCATTCGCCTTGAGATCCAGAAAGCCCTCTCGTTCGACGACCAAGATCGAGCAAGCGGGATGGATACCTACTGCCTGTGTACAGAGAGTGGGGCTTGTCACCATGGCGGCGTGACAAGATGGATGGCCGGTGAAAACTCAATCGAAGTCTCGCTCGATGAGCAGGCATCGAGTGCGCTTGGAGTCGACGGTGGATTCCATGTGGAGGTTTCAGCGCATTACCTGCCGATTCTCCGGGTGGCCCTTCAGCGGCTGCTAGGGACTTGA
- a CDS encoding YrhB domain-containing protein translates to MNRNEARVLVDAYVSRASVRAGVELVVLEERTIEREFGWVFFYSSKRYVETGDPAFAVGGNAPLIVDRVTGDIHVTGSAYPVEHYIALYEARPRAPKE, encoded by the coding sequence ATGAATCGCAATGAGGCGCGTGTCCTGGTGGACGCCTATGTGAGTAGGGCGAGCGTTCGAGCTGGGGTGGAGTTGGTCGTGCTCGAGGAACGCACGATCGAGCGTGAGTTTGGATGGGTTTTCTTCTATTCCTCGAAGCGGTACGTGGAAACGGGAGACCCGGCTTTCGCGGTAGGAGGGAATGCGCCCTTGATTGTAGACAGGGTGACCGGTGATATCCATGTAACTGGCTCGGCCTATCCTGTTGAGCATTACATCGCACTCTATGAGGCGCGCCCAAGAGCGCCGAAGGAGTGA